Genomic DNA from Danio rerio strain Tuebingen ecotype United States chromosome 5, GRCz12tu, whole genome shotgun sequence:
taattttttgatatactcaaataaataaaaacttttagccTAAATCACTGTTAAagttaccaaaataaataataataataaaaataaaaatcaacagattaaaaaaagttttcaaacTATCTCATataaatttggaaaaaaataaataaatagacaataataataaataaataaataaataaatatatatatatatatacacacacacacacacacacacacacacacacacacatacaagtgggtaaatgtaaataaaaaaaatttacgatttttttttcatatcttaagtatttttttaatgacatattcaagtaaataaaaatggttttagttttagttaactaTAAAATTTACCATACTAATAAAGAAAAGCAGCCGAATAGTAATAAAAGTATTTGTAACATACTTGTAATTTttggttaactatccctttaataattaAAACCTGCTGCCGTATGCTGCTGGCATAACATCAAAATtaacagaaacacaaacacattaaacCATCAAGTACTTTCGTGAAGTGGAATCAATCCTCTAGTTTCCCTCTCATTtaaatctgaaataaataaacgtataaatacatacatataaatacagtatatatatatatatatatatatatatatatatatatatatatatatatatatatattaatgtattttcaGGAATTATTAGAGCCTAAAAGGTGGGTTTATTATCGTTTAATGACCAGTAAATGTACATGGCAATTTCTTAAATATAAATTTGGAtgatatattcaaataaataaaaacgattAAAGTTTTAATCAATATTAAAGCtggcataattataaaaaaaatctaaataataatcaaaaaatatatataactggTTTGAAAACGACCTAAttgatttttttgagtgaacaaacCCTTTAATAATTAAAACCTGCTGCCATACTCTATATTATTCTGCCATCTACTGGCCATTTATTGCGTTAACATTTACTGAATCAACAGAAACGCAAACGCACCAAACAACTCAGTTCCTAAATctgaaatgtaatatatatatgcattttcaGAAATTATTATGGAGCCCAGCAGCTAAATTTATGTAAGTTAATGATGAGCAAAATACAagattcataaatatatatatttccaaaaatatataaatggctTAATTTTTTATTACCTATTAAAATGGGTacagtaacataaacaaatgaataattaaaaaaacttgtAGGAAAATGATATaattttaatccttttattaaagagtgaactaaccctttaataaataaaacctcCTGCCATACTCAATATTATTCTGCCATCTACTGGCCATTTATTGCATAACATCaacattaacaaaaatacaaatacaccAACAAGTCCCTTCCTAAAGTGGAATCAATCCTCTAGTTTCCCTCTCGTATAAATCTGGAATAATCCCGACAGGCGAGTCGATCATCCTGACAGTGTTTCTCCCGTGTATTGATAACTCAAACTCCACCAGCTGACTCCAGAAGCCATTGTTTGGCCTGATGATTGGTCTTTTAGCTTTGAGCATCTGATGAGCTTCTCTGAGCGTCAGGCGGTGGTGTTTGATCAGAAACGCCAAGCACAGAGACGCCGAGCGACTCACTCCTGCATTACAGTGAAGCAGCACACGGCCGCGCTCCTCGCTGACCTGCTGGATCTTATCAGAAACACTGTGGAAATACTCACTCAGTCTGCAGCTGGGGTCATCGGGGACGGGGATCTGCATGTAGTGTGCTGACGGCAGGTGTGTGTCGCTGCTGTGTGTGTTCTGGGTGGAGTTGATGATGCAGGTGATGTGGAGAGACTGGAGGATGCGGGAGTCGCTCGCCGTCTTGCTGGTGCCGATGAACAGATGATCTGTGACCTGAGCAAAGCCGCCGAGACTGGAGAAGCTTCCTGATGACATCCTGCCAAGACTGGGGAAAAAACACAATCATAAACACTCAAAATCATATGCTATTATGATATGAACGGTTACAGGGATGTTGCTTAACTGTCTGAACAGATGGATCGACGGATAAAGGATGGCTGGATGAATAATTGACGATTAAAGGATGAATGGATAAAGAATGGATGAAGGATAAAAGATGAAGGAATAAAGGATGAAGGAATaaaggatgaatggatagaagatggataaactgatggatggatggataaaggacgaataaataaaggatggatggatggaaaagggatagatggatggatggatggataaaggatgaataaataaaggatggatggatggaaaagggatagatggatggatggatggataaaggatgaataaataaaggatggatggatggaaaagggatagatggatggatggatggataaaggatgaataaataaaggatggatggatggaaaagagatggatggatggatggatggatggatggatggattgattgattgattgattgatggatggataaaagataaataaataaaggatggatggaaaagggataaatggttggatggatggatggatggatggataaaggatGAATAAACAAAGGATGGATGCATGGAaaagggatagatggatggatggatggataaaggatGAATataaaaaggatggatggatggaaaagggatggatggatggatggatggataaaagatcaataaataaaggatggatggaaaagggagagatggatggatggataaaggatgaataaataaaggatggatggatggaaaagggatagatggatggatggatggatggatggatggatggatggatggataaaggatgaataaataaaggatggatggatggaaaagggatggatggatggatggatggatggataaaggatgaataaataaaggatggatggatggaaaagggatagatggatggatggatggatggatggataaaggatgaataaataaaggatggatggatggaaaagggatagatggatggatggataaaggatgaataaataaaggatggatggatggaaaagggatagatggatggatggatggatggatggatggatagatggatggataaaggatgaataaataaaggatggatggatggaaaagggatggatggatggatggatggatggattgattgattgatggataaaagataaataaataaaggatagATGGAAAAGGGataaatggatgtatggataaagGATGAATAaacaaaagatggatggatggaaaagggatagatggatggatggatggatggataaaagatgaataaataaaggatggatggaaaagggataaatggatggatagataaaggaTGAATAaacaaaggatggatggatggaaaagggatagatggatggataaaggatGAATAaacaaaggatggatggatggatggatggatggatggatggattgattgatggatggataaaagataaataaataaaggatggatggaaaagggataaatggatggatggatggataatggatgaataaacaaaggatggatggatggaaaagcgatagatggatggatggatggataaaagaaggatgaatggatggataaagaaAGGATGGGTGGACAAAAGAAGTATGGATAAATTATGGATAgatggtggatggatgaatagaaagataatgaatgaatagataaaggatgaatggatgggtggataaaagaaatatggataaaggatggatagatgggtggatggatggatgataggtaAATATAGATAAATGAccgattgatggatggataatgaATGGATGGGTGTGTAAAAGGGTGGATAaagaacagatagatagatagatagatagatagatagatagatagatagatagatagatagatagatagatagatagatagaaaaatggATGAATAGAGACAGAAAGCCAATGTTTTGGATCGACAAAACTGTACAATATGATCAAATTACTGCAATATTATCTTTATGCTCTAATTACCATCAATGTAAGCACTGAAAAAAGTAACGTGATAACTAACTTTTAGATTACAAGTGAACAAACTGAATAACGTTTTACTCTTTAAATTAACACTTCAGCAAAGTTCAAGTCTATAAAGCAcagatttataattattaatgctGTTAATTATGAAAACTGAACGACCAGGAGGAGCGTCACTATCCTGCATCCACACGAGAAATATATTGTTTGTGTAGTTTATCGTCTAAACCCGCCAAACGACAGTTTATCTACAAATACTTTGCGACTCATTTTAACAGAATACTGTTCAACCGTGACTTAAGCGCTTATAAACAGGGTATAACtacaaaaataaagttaaaacaaTGCAATATTGTCACTCACTTGTACGCAGCCGTCAGTTGAAGAACTCTTCTTCTGTTACTAAAGGCGGCTGCAACACTAGTGCGCGCACACAGCGCCTCCTGCCGTTACCAAGAGAAATAGACACTGCAATACAATCGCAAGCTCTCTCTATTATTTGGTATATTGCATAAAATTGTAGACAAACATGCTTTTGTGATAGTAATAAGTCAGTATTGCAGTTAACGTCATTTTTAGTGTATTAAATTGCAAGTTTTTCATAACAAATGATTATTTACAGTAACGCATAATGACAGCTGcaataaaaaaagacataaatATAGAATTAATAGTACCATAAATGTTTCTCTGTGCATTTAAGTGCACAATATTACATGTACTTACCATCATGTTTGTTAAGAAACACTCAGATTTGcgcatggtaacactttattttgatggtaataagcagactgtctgcttaatatctgttgatagtgctccttcagcagacatttaactaacattgcaagtacatgtcaacttacactaaacccaacctaacagtctacttataatctaatgagaactagtttgcatgtagatgcaaagtaacttaaattcaacaaacgggccatcaaaataaagtgtgaccaatcacatttaggctatatattttcaCAGTATACACTTGATTAAACTCAACATTCATCTGTAGAGTGTCCAAAATAGCACAGAGCTCACATTTAGAGACATTTATTGACACTTGTACGTTAGATAAACAGGTCTGTTGAACGTTTAATTCGGGTTGGCTGTCGAAGACTCTAATTTGACATGACTTAAgaagttaatttgatttaactgAGAGCTTTAAGGGGACTTAATATACACAGGATgtgaaataagtctctgatgGCCCTagagtttcagcttaaaataccccataaataatgttttataaatggcTCCTTTAATGCTGTTTACACCAGACGTGACACGTGcgaatagacgcgtgaacattttgagtttacttattcgtgcgtcaaattcacttcacaatataTGCGGATTCGCgtaatgggcagggcttctgtctgtccGGTGActttagcttcattgctaaatggctaacatggcttttattgagagaatagctgtgtttatgtgctttaggaacaGTGTAGATTCGTTCGGCATCGTGtccgagtccactagatccttttagAGGTGCACCAAGCTCATCAACTgctccagaaactgtacctgtaTAATGGAAGTTTCCAGCAATGCTTCCGACTATGCTGAGCCCAGTCtgatgagctgttgtccagtgtcggcaggaggatttcccctcagGACACCATCTGCAgatgctacgtcataatcacccCCCCCCCAAGAGAAAGCTTGTGATTGGTTAACACtgtgcgaatgtccgctgaactTCAGATTTTCAACTTGAGTACACTTGTGAAAGGCATCAAACATGAAAAATGCTCAACTCGCGCTGATTCATTTTTTGCAAATCGTGTTGTTAGCGCCGCCTAATTCACGCGTATTGTGCCACAGGATGTATATTCGTGTCTTTGTATTGACTTAACATAAATCACTGGCACTTGGCACTTcatctgtgtctggtgtgaatgcagtaTTAGGCTTAATCCAAATTGTGTCCATTTggcgactgtcgctttaaatgcaaatgagattttcaaaagaaggcggagctacaaacggCTGTGCATCAGCATAGAGGCAGATTCAAAAAAGGACTAATGTTATCTCTGtgaaaactgaaaatgtaaacataagaaaactctaatggcggacggctgcttctcactcagggctgctgtttatgctaaggATGGtcactagtaggcggggcttttcCACTCCCATGACACgtgcaaagggagaatgtcaatcaaagtgtttctgcagactgtttttataaagtgtgattattaaaatagaattaattaattttggccATTAGAGGCTGAATATATTCACACATTGTtgtgtagggatagtttacagtttgacccaaagaatgaccagtctggtagatgaagaagagccggagatttaaataaataaatcaagcttactgaagatagtttgcagttacatcagcagaagccagcttcaacactcgcaatgagttcctaggccgctctgacttacagtacaacaatccaacaattatactctttacacaagtccagaaaaggtgggatccaggtaaacagttctcattggttacaacagaaatagacaattctaaatgcATGCGTCAAAGAAGCATTGTATCTaactccagatatggatggcgacatgatgcctagaggtgaggtcaccataagttattaggagctgatctccaacctgtaaaaagctaaaccagAGACACAATAGACGCAAAAGACCATCTGTGTTGAaactcaaggatgtttcttgtacgttcgTGTTATCAGACTggtttccatcaacagtctgccACAATATCCTTACTACACACAGTCTATCTCCACACAAAaggaattacattaaaatgaattataagcaaaaacagatcaatcaaacagctataatattgTAGACAACTAGAACAGGTGTATTTCTTCTCCTCTGGATTGGACCTCCAGCCAGAGGGACagatggagaaagagagagatctccgtgacctatgacctggtttgtatgtgtctcctgaaaacaaagttaaaatggaCAGGCAAAAGGAGaaacaaggacacagaacattcttgcagtaagcagttttaacttcTTCATCAGTCAAAtcaattcaaagttaaatactcatgcaaataatcaaaaaattatatttaataaaaataatgagaaacaagATTATGAAAAGGATAAATGTTGATTCATGCTGAGATGGATTGGAAGGTATACATCCGAATCCTTCAGTTGCAACACAAcagtgtttaaacctcttataaatctgatttgtaaataataggtcccctttaaagcatcaatatttttttgtaatgtgtattttgtaatataatgtaatgtgtatttatatagcgcgtTTATTGTGTATTGTGTTTTTGTTGAcactatattgaccttattcttcacctAAAAGCAGGCGCAGCCATTGGATTCGCTTTGGTTGTAGACctccgctctcattcacttccattgatttttagggaccctatcatacacccggcgcagtgtggcgcaaggcgcagcacaatagtcttttggtagtttcagcttggcgtaagagtggttttgaggcgttgcgctacgctgtgaaaaatagcaaatgcattagcgctcatttgtgcgcccataggcgttctggtgtgtaaaggaaggcgttctgaggcggacctaGCACGTTGcttttttgagaaactataatagatttttcattacaccaaaactaacccggtctaaactccggcgcagagttgagcctcgcttacgcactgcttaatacacacaagagagcaataggcaaatatctttacatatgaaaaaatgtaaatattaaggatatatataggatataataagaatagatatagaatataaatataaaggattaaaatattacaaaacatattattttctagcctataaatatgaaaaaccactgcttttatgtcgtcttcatctcgggaggctttttcagttcattcataacaatttgcttttgtataatgttattattattagcagtattatttattatatccatatttatatttgttttattaaaaacaagcttagatttgcccacctgtcaggttttagaccatatggggcacagcatgtgttttaggatataactcaggtgtttgagcacattttgttataattgttcatttattaattagctggaaattagaactgaatttagaaatagttctgaaacaaatatttgcgcttaacaaacgaaattaattatttatagactaattaatgtctgtgcgtaaaggtttccctatccaagagcgaaagtgaaagtagatccattatctctcattcttacgcagtagatgctctgtttaacagttttctgttaaaaacactgtgaactgtttgcttgtgaaatgctcagtttttccacttagactaactttgcgtcctgtaaatagtgaatgcgctcttggcgcaacgcagctgactcttaaagggaatgggagatgagactctaattagtttattctcaaaacacacctataactcattaagaaaataaactcaacccttttagaacatgtgccgcggcgcaaggcagatttcccgtccttaaattagcaaaaacgcgctgacacgccctgaaagcatttgcgccctgcgttttgcgctctgcgcatggaccgtcaaaatagagccctagacgttaaaaacagctcctTCTGCTGCTTGAAGTTGCAAACTGAAagtttcatattatattattctccTTTTTAAGtctagtcatgaacacacttgtttgtagagcaagtgtTTTCTGACGTTCGTTTCTCCTAaatagtcatttctcccatagacaaCTGAATCAGAAgctctaaaacaatcgcaaacaTTAGCGCACTTCTACATTCTAGAGCTCTCAATGCAATCCATTTGATCCGTCAAATCTCCAACCCTCCATAAGCGCTCCAGCAGAGGTCAGGATGAAAGAAAGTTCATCTCTCTGTTATATGTGGCGAGCGGCTCGGTGCTCCTCCTTTTGAAGATCAGAGGACACACACTTCTGAAGGCCTTTCTGAAGTTGGCCCCCATGAAGGCGTAGATGACGGGGTTGATGGAGGAGTTGGAGTAGGACATGCCGTGCGCCCAGATCTTCAGCTTGTAGAGCGTGTAGCTGCGGCTCACGTCTTCAGCACAGAAGGCCTGCAGGAGGATCAGGATCTGGATGGGACCCCAGCACAGCAGGAACAGCAGCACCATCACCACTACCATCCTGGAGACGCGGCTGCGCACGGCTTCAGCACGCTCCGATGACGTCTGCAGACTAATCTATtggttaaaaaatgtgttttttttactgaaatataacaaaaaatttgcaatgaatgaaaaaataaaactgaaactaaCAAGAGTCACTGAAAAAGGCCAGTTCACATCTTATATAAACGGAGCACTCCAGTATGTCTATGGCAAAGAATACACTCTTTTAAAGGTCTTTGAAATGAAATAGCTCAACATAAACAGtggagtctgagaaaaatgctcattttctaTGGAAATCTCAGACGGcacttggaggtttttgcatctgaacacttCATATATACAATTGAAAAAAGTttgcatacactgtataaaaaggcacataaccatattaaaaaagtcagatgttagtCTGACTAAACTCTTTCACTTTTAGGTGAGTTAggattatcttttattttcttgaGAGTCAAGTCTACATACAATAAGATCattctgcctctgaaaaggctcagatgatgatgtcaaggatttggaagtttctgattggctaattgacaacacttgagttaattggaggcacaactgtagaatagtatttaaggaaaagctcaaacactctgcttccttgtgtgacaacatgggaaaatcaacaagcaagaatcaacaacaaagccagatttgctaaattacactgggaaaaaagaataattgttggagacatgtcctgtggtctgatggaactaagattgaactttttggccataatgaccagtgttacacttggaggacaaaggggaaagcttacaagcctaggaacaccatcccaactgtgaagtatgggggcggcagcatcatgttgtggggctgttttgctgcaggagggactggtccacttcacagcatagatggcatcatgaaggaAGAACatcatggagaaatactgaagcaacatctcaagacatcagccagaaaattaaaacttggccacaaatgggtcttccaaacagaccatgactttaagcacactgccaaattagttaaaatgtgctttaaggacaacagagtgaatgttttgaagtggccatcacaaagtcctgacctcaatcctatagaaaatgtgtgggcagagttgaaaaagcttgtgcgagcaagacagcctacaaatctgactcagttacagcaattctgtcaggaggaatgagccaaaattcctgcaaactattgtgagaagcttgtggaaggagacccaaaacatttgaccaaagttatacagtttaaaagcaaagctaaataataccaaggaaatgtgtgtaaactttttttaattaataaaatttttttaaaacaaattctctcattattctggcaataaatcatttaggtaatcctaacgaacCTAATATAGTAagcgtttagtatgatttacatcagacatttttaaaaaatggttatgttcctttttttagagtgtatgtaaacttctggtttcaactgtgtgtgtgtgtgtgtgtgtgtgtatatatatatatatatatatatatatatatatatatatatatatatatatatatatatatatatatatatatatatatatatatatatatgtccaagttttagaaacaacatgtaataagttgacttctagttgatcatttggtatcagatgtggcttatatgaaagggtaagtcttattttaccaaaataaaacatgatcaagtCTTGATTTTTAATGGTTTAGttagggcagtaaggtctgactttgcttagactaaagtctggtcactgaacagaaataatgtccagtatagaatataaagtcctgctgcagtgaagacagaatgaatattgtgtcagactccatcatgagcttggaggactgcatccatacatctctgacatgactcaaaccaatgattaataaagtcatctggaatggcagagaaagcgttcctacaggactcccagagttcatcaagactctttggattcatcttcaatgcctcctccttcatcttaccccagacatgctcaataatgttcatgtctggtgactgggctggccaatcctggagcaccttgaccttctttgctttcaggagctttgatgtggaggctgaagtatgttgagcgctatcctgctggagaattgtccctctcctgtggtttgtaatgtaatgggcagcacaaatgtcttgatacctcaggctgttgatgttgatcatccactctgcagatctctcgacgcccccatactgaatgtaaccccaaaccatgactttttccttcactaaacttgactgatttctctgagaatcttggctccatgtggactccagtaggtcttctgcagtatttgtgatgattgggatgcagatcaacagatgatccatcagagaaatccaccttcatccaaatgaccaactagaagtgaagttattatttggtgctcttacaactgggatcgacaatgAGACTTTTATAATTCTTAAagggaaagggcatccgctgtgaaaacatatgctggagaagttggcggttcatgtggtgacccctgatcaataaagggactaacctgaaaagaaaatgaatgagaaaatAAATATCCACATTTGAAAAGGCACCTCGATATGAAAATGAAGCAGAAATACAGCAGCAGCATTACCTGGTTACAGCCTTGAACTGGTTGGACCGTGGCCTGCGCCATGCGCTTCAGCATGAAGGTGTAACACATGCAGATGGTGATCAGAGGCAGCAGGTAAACAGCCAAGAAGGAGTAAAGGAGGTAAACTCTCTTATGAATGACCGAAGGAAAGGTCTCAGTGCAGTACGTCTGTGGGCCGAACCAGTATGAAGACTCAGTGTGCTGATACAGAGCAATCGGCACTGAGAGCAGTGAAGAACCTGCGTTTAAAAAGCATTCAGTTGACAACATCCAATACAATGTGTGAAAACTAAACTACGCAAACCAACACAAATGACAAATACgatagtaatttacagtaaatactagAGTGCTTTTGAATCAtcctatagtaaagtacttgagttaacctgttgtggtaattctacagttactatagtatatagcaaccacttagaacaaccccctagcaatgccttagtaaCTACTTTTAACACCTAAGCAACAGCTTAGCAATATCGAAATTTCGGCCGAATTTGCATCACATTTCTACGAGTGTATAACTAACGACAAGCTGTGAAAAGAAAATCCAGAATCCATGAAATCTGTCTACTTAAAGAGACTGTGATGATTTTCATACATATCCAGATGGTGGTGCACACAGACAGAGCCATCTGTGGAGTTCGGTGATGGAGAGACTGCAGCGGGTACACGGTCACGTAAAACCGGTCCACGCTCATCGCGGACAGAGTGATGCAGGTCGCCTGAGCCGTTACCTGTGAGTTCAGTAGAAACAAAAAGTTGCTTGAAAGTCAAAATATTTAGCatgtatacagctgaagtcagaattagcagccctcctgtatattttctcAATATCAATGTGAACCGGGCTCTTGTGTCCCGAATGCGTTACGCTGTAGTGACACATTTCCATTCTCTATTCATACAATTTTATTCGTACGAAAATTTTAAATGGAGGTGATTTCTCTAAACCAAAATCAAAAAGCAAATCGTATTAAAATGTACAAGCGAGAATGTATAAATTCGTatcaagcctgatttatacttctgcgtcaagtgaccggcgtaacccacggcgcatgcaacgcgcgtggctgtgcatttatacttctgcgcgctgtctctgttggtctgcattaacactttcgaaacgctagtttgcagtgaggtgtaaatgttactctgtgtcgagtttcttcgctgctttttttgcttttcctgaacacttcctggatgtacaagtggctcaaactcgctcattttgaggcaggaaccagcggacgtgcaacaactttaactatgaggtaaacacaaaacaaaactttccatccggagctccttcacgggactccacacttgtaaacaatcgctccatcaggctcgcaccattcacgcggctctcggtcccgcccaaactcgtcagcgctaccaagccgaccaatcacagagcttgcgctacgcgtcgttgcgacgtgtagttacattttttgagaggtgcacgtcagtgatgccaacggccacggcgaagggctatgcgtcagcggcgtttgacgcagaagtataaatcagcctttagttagCCACCAAACCAAAAGGTTACGAATTGATTTCGTAAGTTTTATcgtgaaattcattcattcattgtcttgtcggcttagtcccttttattattccggggtcgccacagcggaatgaaccgccaacttatccagcaagttttcacgaagcggatgcccttccagccgcaacccatctctgggaaacatccacacacacacacacacacaaactcatacactgcggacagtatagc
This window encodes:
- the zgc:153044 gene encoding uncharacterized protein LOC751678 (The RefSeq protein has 1 substitution compared to this genomic sequence) produces the protein MSSGSSSSLGGFAQVTDHLFIGTSKTASDSRILQSLHITCIINSTQNTHSSDTHLPSAHYMQIPVPDDPSCRLSEYFHSVSDKIQQVSEERGRVLLHCNAGVSRSASLCLAFLIKHHRLTLREAHQMLKAKRPIIRPNNGFWSQLVEFELSIHGRNTVRMIDSPVGIIPDLYERETRGLIPL
- the kiss1rb gene encoding KISS1 receptor b isoform X2; the encoded protein is MSVDRFYVTVYPLQSLHHRTPQMALSVCTTIWICSSLLSVPIALYQHTESSYWFGPQTYCTETFPSVIHKRVYLLYSFLAVYLLPLITICMCYTFMLKRMAQATVQPVQGCNQISLQTSSERAEAVRSRVSRMVVVMVLLFLLCWGPIQILILLQAFCAEDVSRSYTLYKLKIWAHGMSYSNSSINPVIYAFMGANFRKAFRSVCPLIFKRRSTEPLATYNREMNFLSS
- the kiss1rb gene encoding KISS1 receptor b (The RefSeq protein has 2 substitutions compared to this genomic sequence): MAETNSTGDAAEHIMCNYDANIYQCNQTDLMRFQSPVPLTDTWLVPLFFTLIMFVGLVGNLIVIYVVIKNQQMKTVTNLYIVNLATTDILFLVCCVPFTATVYVLPSWIFGDFMCRLVNYLQQVTAQATCITLSAMSVDRFYVTVYPLQSLHHRTPQMALSVCTTIWICSSLLSVPIALYQHTESSYWFGPQTYCTETFPSVIHKRVYLLYSFLAVYLLPLITICMCYTFMLKRMAQATVQPVQGCNQISLQTSSERAEAVRSRVSRMVVVMVLLFLLCWGPIQILILLQAFCAEDVSRSYTLYKLKIWAHGMSYSNSSINPVIYAFMGANFRKAFRSVCPLIFKRRSTEPLATYNREMNFLSS
- the kiss1rb gene encoding KISS1 receptor b isoform X1 — its product is MAETNSTGDTAEHIMCNYDANIYQCNQTDLMRFQNPVPLTDTWLVPLFFTLIMFVGLVGNLIVIYVVIKNQQMKTVTNLYIVNLATTDILFLVCCVPFTATVYVLPSWIFGDFMCRLVNYLQQVTAQATCITLSAMSVDRFYVTVYPLQSLHHRTPQMALSVCTTIWICSSLLSVPIALYQHTESSYWFGPQTYCTETFPSVIHKRVYLLYSFLAVYLLPLITICMCYTFMLKRMAQATVQPVQGCNQVSPFIDQGSPHEPPTSPAYVFTADALSL